The Urbifossiella limnaea genome has a window encoding:
- a CDS encoding SH3 domain-containing protein, which yields MPADRGKRHAAAHLAAILTVVAVLVAHAVPLAPRPGNVRHLVAAYLADEDAAREAYRDVRFTASGTVNWSHRTIDIMSRLFNDDEAERSPDLERAAREATVYTTLPGGHQVLADFDPDRQAEALAIRPGDRVTVTGRHTGSWFGGGGLPR from the coding sequence ATGCCGGCCGACCGCGGAAAGCGGCACGCCGCCGCGCACCTCGCCGCGATCCTGACGGTCGTCGCCGTGCTGGTCGCGCACGCCGTCCCGCTCGCCCCGCGGCCCGGCAACGTGCGGCACCTCGTCGCCGCCTACCTCGCCGACGAGGACGCGGCCCGGGAGGCGTACCGCGACGTTCGGTTCACCGCGTCCGGAACGGTGAACTGGTCGCACCGGACCATCGACATCATGTCGCGGCTGTTCAACGACGACGAGGCCGAGCGATCGCCAGACCTCGAACGGGCGGCGCGGGAAGCAACCGTCTACACCACGCTCCCCGGCGGGCACCAGGTACTGGCCGACTTCGACCCGGACCGCCAGGCCGAGGCACTCGCCATCCGGCCCGGCGACCGCGTGACCGTGACCGGCCGGCACACCGGGAGCTGGTTCGGGGGGGGCGGTCTTCCGCGGTAA
- a CDS encoding DUF1501 domain-containing protein — protein MTSPRSSRRDFLRAGGLGLCGVGALDVLRAHAAPGAAPRARQMIVCWLGGGPPHTDMFDMKPDSPEEYRGQWRPIPSNVVGLQVGELLPRLAQRADRYTVIRSVSTLNKPGDHSQAPLYWLTGNPRLTTGSDEYPMYGSVVQRLRPGPADLPTHAVLGEVDVHTHNALARSFLGPAHAPLVFDPMKDKDSVTRMLTPELEVPALDRNTDLLRTLDTRLRQHDRADELIAGLDQYQQTAFNLLRSPKLRQALDLSREPARSIDRYRVKPKQTRYPAGDPLHFLLARRLIEAGVPVVHFNLGYWDWHGDNFTAGRQQMPMFDAGLSALLDDLEVRGLLDSTIVLALGEMGRKPKIDNPKAAGAGRDHWDYAQFVLAAGGGFKGGCVVGATDRLGERVTDKFYKVESFGRTLYHLLGIDPETIVTTPANRPVKLVVEDAPLIREAIV, from the coding sequence GTGACCTCGCCCCGTTCCTCCCGCCGCGACTTCCTGCGGGCCGGCGGGCTCGGCCTGTGCGGCGTCGGCGCCCTCGACGTGCTTCGCGCCCACGCCGCCCCCGGCGCCGCCCCCCGCGCCCGGCAGATGATCGTCTGCTGGCTCGGCGGCGGCCCCCCGCACACCGACATGTTCGACATGAAGCCCGACTCGCCCGAAGAATACCGCGGCCAGTGGCGGCCCATCCCGTCGAACGTCGTCGGCCTCCAGGTCGGCGAGCTGCTGCCGCGGCTCGCGCAGCGGGCCGACCGCTACACGGTAATCCGGTCCGTCAGCACGCTGAACAAGCCCGGCGACCACAGCCAGGCGCCGCTCTACTGGCTCACCGGGAACCCGCGCCTCACCACGGGCTCCGACGAGTACCCGATGTACGGCAGTGTCGTACAGCGCCTCCGCCCCGGCCCCGCCGACCTACCGACGCACGCCGTTCTGGGCGAAGTCGACGTCCACACCCACAACGCGCTGGCCCGCTCGTTCCTCGGCCCGGCGCACGCCCCGCTCGTGTTCGACCCGATGAAGGACAAGGACTCCGTCACCCGGATGCTCACCCCCGAACTCGAGGTGCCGGCGCTCGACCGCAACACCGACCTGCTGCGGACGCTCGACACCCGCCTCCGCCAGCACGACCGCGCCGACGAACTCATCGCCGGCCTCGACCAGTACCAGCAGACGGCGTTCAACCTGCTGCGGTCGCCGAAGCTGCGGCAGGCGCTCGACCTGTCGAGGGAACCGGCGCGGTCGATCGACCGCTACCGGGTGAAGCCGAAGCAGACGCGCTACCCGGCCGGCGACCCGCTCCACTTCCTGCTGGCGCGGCGGCTCATCGAGGCCGGCGTGCCGGTCGTCCACTTCAACCTCGGCTACTGGGACTGGCACGGCGACAACTTCACGGCCGGCCGGCAGCAGATGCCGATGTTCGACGCCGGCCTGTCGGCGCTGCTCGACGACCTGGAGGTGCGCGGGCTGCTGGACAGCACGATCGTGCTGGCGCTCGGCGAGATGGGGCGGAAGCCGAAGATCGACAACCCGAAGGCGGCAGGCGCCGGCCGCGACCACTGGGACTACGCGCAGTTCGTGCTGGCGGCCGGCGGCGGGTTCAAGGGCGGGTGCGTGGTCGGCGCCACCGACCGCCTCGGCGAGCGCGTGACCGACAAGTTCTACAAGGTGGAGAGCTTCGGCCGGACGCTGTACCACCTGCTCGGCATCGACCCCGAGACGATCGTGACGACGCCGGCCAACCGGCCGGTGAAGTTGGTTGTGGAGGATGCGCCGCTGATCCGCGAGGCGATCGTGTGA
- a CDS encoding DUF1501 domain-containing protein, producing MFCRNVDVAVNRRALFARFGLGLAGAALTDLLRADAQERNPFAGVLDRPHHAPKAKRIISLFMAGGPSQLDLFDHKPLLNRRNGEDLPDAVRMGQRVTGMTANQATLPMAGSVFKFDRHGQSRATVSELLPWTARVADDLCFVKSVHTEHINHDPAITFCQTGHHLAGRPSMGSWLSYGLGGANRNLPAFLVLVSKDRIDQPLYARLWGNGFLPSAHQGVQFRAGGAPVLYLDNPPGLTADARRQALNGLAELHRLQAADLGDPEVNARTAQYEMAFRMQTSVPEVADVTRETAETLDLYGPEVKTPGTFAANCLLARRLAERDVRFVQLYHPGWDHHGGLPAGIRRQSADVDRACYGLLTDLKRRGMLNDTLVVWGGEFGRTNYSQGKLTATDYGRDHHPRCFTVWLAGAGVKAGTTFGATDDFGYNVAEHPVSVHDLQATVFHLLGIDHERLTFRHQGRYYRLTDVHGEVVKPILS from the coding sequence GTGTTCTGCCGCAACGTCGATGTCGCCGTGAACCGCCGGGCGCTGTTCGCCCGGTTCGGGCTGGGCCTCGCCGGCGCCGCGCTCACGGATCTGCTCCGCGCCGACGCGCAGGAGCGGAACCCGTTCGCCGGCGTCCTCGACCGCCCGCACCACGCCCCGAAAGCGAAGCGGATCATCTCGCTGTTCATGGCCGGCGGGCCGAGCCAGCTCGACCTGTTCGACCACAAGCCGCTCCTCAACCGGCGCAACGGCGAAGACCTGCCCGACGCCGTGCGGATGGGCCAGCGCGTCACCGGCATGACGGCGAACCAGGCGACGCTGCCGATGGCCGGCTCCGTCTTCAAGTTCGACCGCCACGGCCAGAGCCGCGCTACCGTCAGCGAGTTGCTGCCGTGGACCGCCCGCGTCGCCGACGACCTGTGCTTCGTGAAGTCGGTCCACACCGAGCACATCAACCACGACCCGGCCATCACCTTCTGCCAGACCGGCCACCACCTCGCCGGCCGCCCGAGCATGGGCAGCTGGCTCAGCTACGGCCTCGGCGGGGCGAACCGCAACCTGCCCGCGTTCCTGGTGCTCGTGTCGAAGGACCGCATCGATCAGCCGCTGTACGCCCGCCTGTGGGGCAACGGCTTCCTGCCGAGCGCCCACCAGGGGGTGCAGTTCCGCGCCGGCGGCGCGCCCGTGCTGTACCTCGACAACCCGCCCGGCCTCACCGCCGATGCCCGCCGGCAGGCGTTGAACGGCCTCGCCGAGCTGCACCGCCTCCAGGCCGCCGACCTGGGCGACCCCGAGGTCAACGCCCGCACCGCCCAGTACGAGATGGCGTTCCGGATGCAGACGAGCGTGCCCGAGGTCGCCGACGTAACGCGCGAAACCGCCGAGACGCTGGACCTGTACGGCCCCGAGGTGAAGACGCCGGGCACGTTCGCGGCGAACTGCCTGCTCGCCCGCCGTCTCGCCGAACGCGACGTGCGGTTCGTGCAGCTGTACCACCCCGGGTGGGACCACCACGGCGGCTTGCCCGCCGGTATCCGCCGCCAGTCCGCCGACGTGGACCGGGCGTGCTACGGGCTGCTCACCGACCTGAAGCGGCGCGGCATGTTGAACGACACGCTGGTGGTGTGGGGCGGCGAGTTCGGGCGGACGAACTACAGCCAGGGCAAGCTGACGGCGACCGACTACGGCCGCGACCACCACCCGCGCTGCTTCACCGTCTGGCTCGCCGGCGCCGGGGTGAAGGCCGGCACGACGTTCGGGGCGACCGACGACTTCGGGTACAACGTGGCCGAGCACCCGGTCAGCGTCCACGACCTGCAGGCGACGGTGTTCCACCTGCTCGGCATCGACCACGAGCGGCTGACGTTCCGCCACCAGGGCCGCTACTACCGGTTGACGGACGTCCACGGCGAGGTCGTGAAGCCGATCCTGAGTTGA
- a CDS encoding response regulator produces MKIVIVEDNADRQAVMRRLLADRFYTFDLRFFDNAPDAIAFLAVHLPDTILVALDNDLDLKPGPDGRGIDQGEGRQVAEFLAARPPACPVVIHTTNSPAAGAMEEALRCAGWKTRRVIPFDDMAWIESDWFPAVRRAIVGPVRKARQPRSQP; encoded by the coding sequence ATGAAGATCGTGATCGTCGAAGACAACGCCGACCGGCAGGCGGTCATGCGCCGCCTGTTGGCCGACCGGTTCTACACCTTCGACCTCCGATTCTTCGATAACGCCCCGGACGCGATTGCGTTCCTCGCGGTTCACCTCCCGGACACGATCCTCGTGGCCCTCGACAACGACCTGGACCTGAAGCCCGGCCCCGACGGCCGTGGGATCGATCAGGGCGAGGGGCGGCAGGTGGCCGAGTTCCTCGCCGCCCGGCCGCCGGCCTGCCCGGTTGTCATACACACGACGAATTCACCGGCCGCCGGGGCGATGGAAGAAGCTCTCCGCTGCGCCGGGTGGAAGACCCGCCGCGTTATCCCGTTCGATGACATGGCCTGGATCGAATCTGACTGGTTCCCCGCCGTGCGGCGGGCGATCGTCGGCCCCGTCCGCAAGGCCCGCCAGCCGAGGAGTCAGCCGTGA
- a CDS encoding transposase: MLFGGVFERFLEESPLSVMSRATIEHALSASALDALFDRTAERGYTRELLFSTTVDLMTLVVGGKALHVQAAYRHLRDRVPVTLKCVYDKLRNIETGVSAGLVAHVSGRCEGLITALGGGCKSLLPGYRVRVLDGNHLAATQRRLGVTRGHTAGPLPGQSLVVLDPALMLVTDIVPCEDAHTQERALIDQIVPLVRERDVWVADRNFCTAEFLCEVAARRAYVVIRRHGNLSVEAEAGYGAEVATDRGWVGERRVWVCWGGARLVRLRQVRVRLRAPTADGDAEVEILTNLPAKVPAKKVAEIYLKRWKIEGAFHELTVALNCEVNTLGYPRAALFGFCVAVAAYNVLAVLKAALRAVHGEKKVQEEVSGYYLALEWAMVYAGMMIALPASEWEAFGPMPSPELAGHLREWAGKVDLGRIKKAPPRKPTRTATRRIKDKSPHVSTARLLDEGKKTRQAKVSRNP, encoded by the coding sequence ATGCTGTTCGGTGGGGTCTTCGAGCGGTTCCTAGAGGAGAGCCCGCTCAGCGTGATGTCCCGGGCGACCATCGAGCACGCCCTCTCGGCCTCGGCCCTCGACGCGCTGTTCGACCGGACCGCCGAGCGCGGGTACACCCGGGAGTTGCTGTTCTCCACGACGGTCGATCTGATGACCCTGGTGGTCGGCGGCAAGGCCCTCCACGTCCAGGCCGCCTACCGGCACCTGCGGGACCGCGTCCCGGTCACCCTCAAGTGCGTCTACGACAAGCTCCGGAACATCGAGACGGGCGTGTCCGCGGGGCTGGTCGCGCACGTGTCGGGCCGGTGCGAGGGGCTGATCACCGCGCTGGGCGGGGGGTGCAAGAGCCTGCTGCCGGGCTACCGGGTGCGGGTCCTCGACGGCAACCACCTGGCCGCCACCCAGCGGCGGCTGGGCGTCACCCGGGGGCACACCGCCGGCCCCTTGCCCGGGCAGAGTTTGGTCGTGCTCGACCCGGCCCTGATGCTGGTCACCGACATCGTCCCGTGCGAGGACGCCCACACCCAGGAGCGGGCGCTGATCGACCAGATTGTGCCGCTGGTGCGGGAGCGGGACGTGTGGGTCGCGGACCGCAACTTCTGCACGGCGGAGTTCCTGTGTGAGGTGGCCGCCCGGCGGGCCTACGTCGTCATCCGACGCCACGGGAACCTGAGCGTCGAGGCCGAAGCCGGGTACGGGGCCGAGGTCGCGACGGACCGGGGCTGGGTGGGCGAGCGGCGGGTCTGGGTCTGCTGGGGTGGGGCGCGGTTGGTGCGCCTGCGGCAGGTGCGGGTGCGGCTGCGGGCGCCGACCGCGGACGGGGACGCGGAGGTGGAGATCCTGACCAACCTGCCGGCGAAGGTGCCGGCCAAGAAGGTGGCCGAGATCTACCTCAAGCGGTGGAAGATCGAGGGGGCCTTCCACGAGTTGACAGTCGCCTTGAACTGTGAGGTGAACACCCTGGGGTACCCCAGGGCCGCGCTGTTCGGGTTCTGCGTGGCGGTGGCCGCGTACAACGTGCTGGCCGTACTGAAGGCGGCCCTGCGGGCGGTGCATGGTGAGAAGAAGGTGCAGGAGGAGGTGTCGGGGTATTACCTGGCGCTGGAGTGGGCGATGGTGTACGCGGGGATGATGATCGCCCTGCCCGCGTCGGAATGGGAGGCGTTCGGTCCGATGCCCAGCCCGGAGTTGGCCGGCCACCTCCGCGAGTGGGCGGGCAAGGTCGACCTTGGGAGGATCAAGAAAGCGCCGCCCCGGAAGCCGACGAGGACGGCGACCCGACGGATCAAGGACAAGAGCCCACATGTTTCCACGGCCCGGTTGCTCGACGAGGGGAAGAAGACCCGTCAGGCGAAAGTCAGCCGGAATCCGTGA
- a CDS encoding tyrosine-type recombinase/integrase produces MARGKQTVPSYLLHKPTGQARVRINGRDVYLGVYDSPESRAEYARVVAELAVHPTPADPTPLTPGRHQVSVNELLLGFWAYADRHYRRADGTPTNELPQFRQTFRLVRELYGHTPAREFGPLALKAVRQKMIDTGWNRKLVNQRVGRVRRAFRWAVENELVPVAVHQALKTVSGLQAGRTDAREPDPVLPVDDEAVRATLPFLGQVVRGMVEVQLLTGMRPGEVCQLRPCDIDTATDVWVFRPRQFKTRHRGKARAVAIGPRARAVLEALTPAEPTAHYFDPRRTVAEFRAARSAGRKTPRYASHMARNTAVRVATPKREPADRYTVSSYGHAVARAVERANRRRERLAGAGNFDAVPHWHPNQLRHAHGTAVRHRFGLEAAQVALGHERADVTQVYAERNLTLAVRVAAEIG; encoded by the coding sequence ATGGCCCGTGGCAAGCAGACCGTCCCCTCGTACCTCCTCCACAAACCGACCGGTCAGGCCCGCGTCCGCATCAACGGCCGCGACGTTTACCTCGGCGTCTACGACTCGCCCGAGAGCCGGGCCGAGTACGCCCGCGTCGTCGCCGAACTGGCCGTCCACCCGACGCCCGCGGACCCCACGCCCCTCACGCCGGGCCGTCACCAGGTGAGCGTCAACGAGTTGCTCCTCGGGTTCTGGGCCTACGCCGACCGCCACTACCGCCGGGCGGACGGCACCCCGACGAACGAGCTCCCCCAGTTCCGCCAGACGTTCCGCCTCGTCCGCGAGTTGTACGGCCACACCCCGGCCCGGGAGTTCGGCCCGCTCGCGCTGAAGGCGGTCCGGCAGAAGATGATCGACACGGGGTGGAACCGGAAGCTCGTCAACCAGCGGGTCGGCCGCGTCCGCCGGGCGTTCCGGTGGGCCGTCGAGAACGAACTCGTCCCGGTCGCCGTCCACCAGGCGCTCAAGACCGTGTCCGGGCTCCAGGCGGGACGGACGGACGCGCGGGAGCCCGACCCCGTCCTCCCCGTGGACGACGAGGCCGTCCGGGCGACGCTGCCGTTCCTGGGGCAGGTGGTGCGGGGGATGGTCGAGGTGCAGTTGTTGACCGGGATGCGGCCGGGCGAGGTGTGCCAGCTCCGGCCGTGCGACATCGACACGGCCACGGACGTGTGGGTGTTCCGCCCCCGGCAGTTCAAGACCCGGCACCGGGGCAAGGCCCGCGCCGTGGCCATCGGGCCGCGGGCGCGGGCGGTCCTGGAGGCCCTGACGCCGGCCGAGCCGACGGCGCACTACTTCGACCCGCGGCGGACGGTCGCGGAGTTCCGCGCGGCGCGGTCGGCCGGCCGCAAAACCCCGCGGTACGCCTCGCACATGGCGCGGAACACAGCCGTGAGGGTGGCGACTCCGAAGCGAGAGCCGGCGGACCGGTACACGGTCAGCAGCTACGGGCACGCGGTCGCCCGCGCGGTCGAGCGGGCGAACCGGCGGCGGGAGCGGCTGGCCGGGGCGGGGAACTTCGATGCGGTGCCGCACTGGCACCCGAACCAACTCCGGCACGCCCACGGGACCGCGGTCCGCCACCGCTTCGGGTTGGAGGCGGCCCAGGTCGCCCTCGGCCACGAGCGGGCGGACGTGACCCAGGTGTACGCCGAGCGGAACCTGACCCTGGCGGTGAGGGTAGCGGCCGAGATCGGGTAG
- a CDS encoding WD40 repeat domain-containing protein: protein MPRLLVASAVLALVAAQPVDDARTLKGHTGWVAGVAFSPDGKHLATASADKTVKLWDADTCREMATLKGHTDNASAVAGTPDGKTLATASFDHTARLWDAATGEMRHTLTGHTGVVMTVAVSPDGKTVATGGIDATIRLWNAATAKETAKLDGHRSWVNAVSFAPDGSRLLSAGSDDTVRFWNLTDLAHDTRATNLRAAEVRSLAVSPDGK from the coding sequence TTGCCCCGCCTCCTGGTCGCGTCCGCCGTGCTCGCCCTCGTCGCCGCCCAGCCGGTCGACGACGCGCGCACGCTCAAGGGCCACACCGGCTGGGTCGCGGGCGTCGCCTTCTCGCCGGACGGCAAGCACCTCGCCACCGCCAGCGCCGACAAGACCGTCAAGCTGTGGGACGCCGACACCTGTCGCGAGATGGCGACGCTGAAGGGCCACACCGATAACGCCTCAGCCGTGGCGGGGACCCCCGACGGCAAGACGCTCGCCACCGCCAGCTTCGACCACACCGCGAGGCTGTGGGACGCCGCGACCGGCGAGATGCGCCACACCCTCACCGGCCACACGGGCGTCGTCATGACGGTAGCCGTGTCGCCCGACGGGAAGACCGTCGCCACCGGGGGCATCGACGCCACCATCCGCCTGTGGAACGCCGCGACCGCGAAGGAAACGGCGAAGCTGGACGGCCATAGGTCGTGGGTGAACGCCGTCTCCTTCGCCCCGGACGGGTCGCGGCTGCTCTCCGCCGGCTCGGACGACACCGTCCGCTTCTGGAACCTGACAGACCTGGCGCACGACACCCGGGCGACGAACCTCCGGGCCGCCGAGGTGCGGTCGCTGGCCGTGTCGCCGGACGGGAAATGA
- a CDS encoding IS3 family transposase — protein sequence MIDEDHPELSIRRQCELVGLNRSTRYYEPTPETPENLELMRLIDQEYTAHPFFGSRKITQWLIGRGHEVNRKRVRRLMRVMGLEAIYPGHSR from the coding sequence TTGATCGACGAGGATCACCCCGAGCTGAGCATCCGCCGGCAGTGCGAGTTGGTCGGTCTGAACCGCTCGACCCGGTACTACGAGCCGACCCCGGAGACGCCCGAGAACCTGGAGTTGATGCGGCTCATCGACCAGGAGTACACGGCCCACCCGTTCTTCGGGAGCCGAAAGATCACGCAGTGGCTCATCGGCCGGGGCCACGAGGTGAACCGCAAGCGGGTGCGGCGGCTGATGCGGGTGATGGGGCTGGAGGCCATCTACCCAGGCCATTCACGGTGA
- a CDS encoding DUF1549 domain-containing protein has product MTRLAALALLALLLVPAAARADDAPSYDRHVAALFSRLGCNGGACHGAVRGQNGFKLSLFGADPAGDRERLLREFGGRRVNFADPAASLLLRKATGEAEHGGGVRLRPGGAEYEVLRRWIAAGAPADAPSRVTALRVTPVEHVAKPGDDYALKVQATFAHGRTEDVTAFCSFESQDRAAATVDAAGRVTAKTAGEAALVVRYRAEPTLARVLIPRPAVGAFPDVTANNFVDAHVLARLRQLNLPPADLADDATFLRRAHLDVTGELPTPDEVRAFLADTAADKRVKKIDELLRRPGHAALWTLRFCDLLKAADFGVYADALTLEADAPRFQAWVRARLEENTPYDVFVERILTATSRDGRTAAEYAAEVEALFEGYRPGRPDLDLYRNRRTLDLYWQRRGADGVGGAMQVAHSFLGLRLECAQCHRHPHDVWQQDDLLQFANFFTRVRKVGFQGDNEKRFPDAAEQQKRYDAEGKRLEAVVKQRKEGDGKRLDELAKAAKADLDKLGKRPAAELANHKAVMAMADDFRRETQQLEKKSKLMPEVARRVMHAEIRLLPTAKAASVTSPLGTREAAGLRLPGAAEVLELPPDVDPRAAVVAWMRRPDNPYFARAIVNRVWAHYFGRGLIDPPDNLSAFNPATHPALLKELRDGFIANKYDLRWLHRTILLSRTYQQSSTPRPEASTDRANYAAFPLRRLPAEVFLDALSTATGVAEKMDMQYHHWPADVKAVEVPFAPRNPFVVFVLEQYGRPTRNAAVQCDCERDGGASVLQVLTLANHPQVWLKIRDPNGRVAKLSKAAGADKVEELFLAALGRLPSAAERAACAEYVRTAPTPEAGLHGVLWGLLNTREFVLQH; this is encoded by the coding sequence ATGACACGCCTCGCCGCGCTCGCCCTGCTCGCCCTGCTCCTCGTCCCCGCCGCGGCGCGGGCTGACGACGCGCCGTCCTACGACCGGCACGTCGCGGCGCTGTTCAGCCGGCTGGGGTGCAACGGCGGCGCCTGCCACGGCGCCGTCCGCGGGCAGAACGGGTTCAAGCTGTCGCTGTTCGGCGCCGACCCCGCCGGCGACCGCGAGCGGCTGCTGCGCGAGTTCGGCGGCCGCCGGGTGAACTTCGCCGACCCCGCGGCCAGCCTCTTGCTTCGCAAGGCGACCGGCGAGGCCGAGCACGGGGGCGGTGTGCGGTTGCGGCCGGGCGGCGCCGAGTACGAGGTGCTGCGCCGCTGGATCGCCGCCGGCGCCCCCGCGGACGCGCCGTCGCGGGTGACCGCGCTGCGGGTCACGCCGGTGGAACACGTCGCGAAGCCCGGCGACGATTACGCCCTGAAGGTGCAGGCGACATTCGCCCACGGCCGCACCGAAGACGTGACGGCGTTCTGCTCCTTCGAGTCGCAGGACCGGGCCGCCGCGACCGTGGACGCCGCCGGCCGCGTGACCGCGAAGACGGCCGGCGAGGCGGCGCTGGTCGTGCGATACCGCGCCGAACCGACGCTGGCGCGGGTGCTGATCCCACGCCCAGCGGTGGGTGCGTTCCCCGACGTGACCGCGAACAACTTCGTGGACGCGCACGTCCTCGCCCGGCTGCGGCAGCTGAACCTGCCGCCCGCTGACCTCGCGGACGACGCCACGTTCCTCCGCCGCGCGCACCTCGACGTGACCGGCGAGCTGCCGACGCCCGACGAGGTGCGCGCCTTTCTCGCCGACACCGCCGCCGACAAGCGCGTCAAGAAGATCGACGAGCTGTTGCGCCGCCCCGGCCACGCCGCGCTGTGGACGCTCCGCTTCTGCGACCTGCTGAAGGCCGCCGACTTCGGCGTCTACGCCGACGCCCTGACGCTGGAAGCCGACGCCCCGCGCTTCCAGGCGTGGGTGCGGGCGCGGCTGGAGGAGAACACGCCCTACGACGTGTTCGTCGAACGCATCCTGACGGCGACGAGCCGCGACGGGCGCACGGCCGCGGAGTACGCCGCGGAGGTGGAGGCACTGTTCGAGGGGTATCGCCCCGGCCGGCCGGACCTGGACCTGTACCGCAACCGCCGCACGCTCGACCTGTACTGGCAGCGCCGCGGGGCCGACGGCGTCGGCGGGGCGATGCAGGTGGCGCACAGCTTCCTCGGCCTACGGCTGGAGTGCGCCCAGTGCCACCGCCACCCGCACGACGTGTGGCAGCAGGACGACCTGCTCCAGTTCGCCAACTTCTTCACCCGCGTCCGCAAGGTCGGCTTCCAGGGCGACAACGAGAAGCGCTTCCCCGACGCGGCCGAGCAGCAGAAGCGCTACGACGCCGAGGGGAAGCGCCTCGAAGCCGTCGTGAAGCAGCGGAAGGAGGGCGACGGTAAGCGGCTCGACGAGCTGGCGAAGGCCGCGAAGGCCGACCTCGACAAGCTCGGCAAGCGGCCGGCGGCCGAGCTGGCGAACCACAAGGCCGTGATGGCGATGGCCGACGACTTCCGCCGCGAGACGCAGCAGCTGGAGAAGAAGTCGAAGCTCATGCCCGAGGTCGCCCGCCGCGTGATGCACGCCGAGATTCGCCTCCTGCCGACGGCGAAGGCCGCGTCGGTGACGAGCCCGCTCGGCACCCGCGAGGCGGCCGGGTTGCGTCTGCCGGGGGCGGCGGAGGTGCTGGAACTGCCTCCCGACGTGGACCCGCGCGCGGCGGTGGTGGCGTGGATGCGGCGGCCGGACAACCCGTACTTCGCGCGGGCGATCGTGAACCGCGTCTGGGCGCACTACTTTGGCCGCGGCCTGATCGACCCGCCGGACAACCTGTCGGCGTTCAACCCCGCCACCCACCCGGCGCTGCTGAAGGAGTTGCGCGACGGGTTCATCGCCAACAAGTACGACCTGCGCTGGCTCCACCGCACGATCCTACTCAGCCGCACGTATCAGCAATCGAGTACGCCGCGGCCGGAAGCCTCGACCGACCGGGCGAACTACGCCGCGTTCCCGCTGCGGCGGCTGCCGGCCGAGGTGTTCCTCGACGCGCTGAGCACCGCGACCGGCGTGGCCGAGAAGATGGACATGCAGTACCACCACTGGCCGGCCGACGTGAAGGCGGTGGAGGTGCCGTTCGCGCCGCGGAACCCGTTCGTGGTGTTCGTGCTGGAGCAGTACGGCCGGCCGACGCGGAACGCGGCGGTGCAGTGCGACTGCGAGCGCGACGGCGGGGCGTCGGTGCTGCAGGTGTTGACGCTGGCGAACCACCCGCAGGTGTGGCTCAAGATCCGTGACCCGAACGGCCGCGTGGCGAAGCTGTCGAAGGCGGCCGGCGCCGACAAGGTGGAGGAGCTGTTCCTGGCGGCGCTGGGCCGGTTGCCGTCGGCCGCGGAGCGGGCGGCGTGCGCCGAGTACGTGCGGACGGCCCCGACGCCCGAGGCCGGGTTGCACGGCGTCCTATGGGGGCTACTGAACACGCGGGAGTTCGTGCTGCAGCACTGA
- a CDS encoding WD40 repeat domain-containing protein yields the protein MPNARTTEDVACLKGHAGDVWAVGFSADGRTLASGDGDWHRPGDVRLWNTADWTERAALRHTGEVLALAFDPTRPRLAAGSWDKPVKVWTLPR from the coding sequence GTGCCCAACGCCCGCACGACCGAGGACGTCGCCTGCCTCAAGGGCCACGCCGGCGACGTGTGGGCGGTGGGCTTCTCGGCCGACGGCCGCACCCTCGCCAGCGGCGACGGCGACTGGCACCGCCCCGGCGACGTCCGCCTCTGGAACACCGCCGACTGGACCGAGCGTGCCGCCCTCCGCCACACCGGCGAGGTGCTGGCTCTGGCCTTCGACCCGACCCGCCCCCGCCTCGCCGCCGGCAGTTGGGACAAGCCCGTGAAAGTGTGGACCCTCCCCCGATGA
- a CDS encoding transposase → MAGKRKSHSAAFKAQVALAAVKGDKTINELASHYGVHPTLIHGWKKQLLAGVEAVFASGAKTTGPPEDKTAELFEQIGRLKVELDWVKKKSAPLG, encoded by the coding sequence ATGGCGGGCAAGCGGAAGAGCCACTCGGCGGCGTTCAAGGCTCAGGTCGCCCTGGCGGCGGTCAAGGGTGACAAGACCATCAACGAACTGGCGTCCCACTACGGCGTCCACCCGACGTTGATCCACGGGTGGAAGAAGCAACTCCTGGCCGGGGTCGAGGCCGTGTTCGCCTCGGGAGCCAAGACCACCGGACCCCCGGAGGACAAGACGGCCGAGCTGTTCGAGCAGATCGGGCGACTCAAGGTCGAACTCGACTGGGTGAAAAAAAAATCTGCCCCCCTCGGCTGA